The Nostoc sp. PCC 7524 nucleotide sequence GTTTGTGCCTAATAATTGACATAGCAGCTTTTAAGGGGTCGTTAATTGTAATTACATTAAAATTTTCATTCTCTAAAAAGTGACTAATTTCTCTTAAGATTGTCGGACTATCATCTACAGACACAATTTTGTAGAGCTTTTGCGGGGTGACGGTAGCAGGCGTTACTCTTTCGGGCGGGGTATTTGTGTTATTTGGTATTGTTGTGAGTTGTGTATCGTTAGCTGTTGTATGAGCAGAAATCTGCGATCGCTTAACAATAGCTACATTTTCTATCTCTACAATTGGGGTAATGGGAGTAGCATTATTACTCAGTTCTACCACCGTATCAACTAATTTCTTCTCTAGTAATGCAGTTGTATATTGAGGCGTTGATGGTAATTCTGCCAACATCTTGGGTAATTGGTCAAATGGTGGATCTGGCTCATGTAAAATAATCTCGCCAGTGACGATGTAAGGGTATAAATATTGTGCTAGTTGTAGTTCATCTTGGTTCATAATTACCGACAGATGACGCAGACTAAAACCCTTCATCCAGTAAGTTAATGTTGGTTGAAGTTCAGTGGTCTTTTTGCCAGCAATGGTATTATTTAACAACAAATAAGGACGCTGATTAGGAGAGGTAAATTTCGGTAGATAAGTTTGCCAATGTTGTAATCTCCCATGACAAAGTTCGATAACTTTAGCTACATCTAACCGACAAATTACAGGTAATGGCTGGGAGGAATCACTTAAATTATAATTACCAGTTTTAATTAACAAAAATGCTTCAAGGACTTCTTTCACTAATTCTTGAATTAACAATGTGGCTTGGTTAATATCCAGATATTTTTGATTCATTAGCCATTGAATCGCCTGATAATCTGGTGGGTATTCTGTGCTGGTGGGATAGAGTGAGTCCGCCTCAAACAACAAGCGCAATTGCACGCGAATTTCAGGCGTTACCAGGGGAAATTGTGGGCTGAGGCGGCGTAGATGGCGTTCTAGTCTGTCAAATGGCTCGACAGAATGAGTAGCATAGCTGAGTGTCCCATTTTCTAGGTAAATTAACCAAGTAACTAAGTTACTCTCAGCTTGCAAACAAGTGGTATCGTAACAACTAGATAATTGTCTTAATAAATTATGAGGACTTAATGCTGTAAATGTGCCGATATTATTCATATTGGGGGATGTTTTTGGAAAAACACACAGGAGTTAAGTACAATTTTGTTATCTAAAACATGAAAATTTCTGAGAATTTACCAGCTTTTATTCTTCAAATCTTCGACAGAATAGACAAATATTTAACCAAAGAGAAAATTTGTTGTGGCAATAGTTTGTTAAATTTCCACCCAAATACTTTAGTCTACTGTTTTCTTGACATTTGTCATGGAAGTTCTATTAGTTACATTAGGTATATTGGTCATGGTATCTAATTTGATTCTAAATTTAT carries:
- a CDS encoding response regulator: MNNIGTFTALSPHNLLRQLSSCYDTTCLQAESNLVTWLIYLENGTLSYATHSVEPFDRLERHLRRLSPQFPLVTPEIRVQLRLLFEADSLYPTSTEYPPDYQAIQWLMNQKYLDINQATLLIQELVKEVLEAFLLIKTGNYNLSDSSQPLPVICRLDVAKVIELCHGRLQHWQTYLPKFTSPNQRPYLLLNNTIAGKKTTELQPTLTYWMKGFSLRHLSVIMNQDELQLAQYLYPYIVTGEIILHEPDPPFDQLPKMLAELPSTPQYTTALLEKKLVDTVVELSNNATPITPIVEIENVAIVKRSQISAHTTANDTQLTTIPNNTNTPPERVTPATVTPQKLYKIVSVDDSPTILREISHFLENENFNVITINDPLKAAMSIIRHKPDLILLDLNMAGIDGYELCRIIRNNSMFKKTPIIFVTGNKGLVDKVRARLVGASGYLTKPFTRAELLKMVFMHLT